The following are from one region of the Pygocentrus nattereri isolate fPygNat1 chromosome 20, fPygNat1.pri, whole genome shotgun sequence genome:
- the LOC119261758 gene encoding uncharacterized protein LOC119261758 has product MEKMSKTFSSRRVEVVTLSPAVSVFKERWPALFSEAQITAEFRRITTVALEETFMLKLDWYTPRLIQLFRAKGGAAGARMHPLLNDVNESQSVEKKRDAVVCCLMEYLGEHQEDLFQDCQSEHEDHTDQTMKVIVIHDAMSEDDPADVFVVIEGIQVLKGCGNKTKACVLLMGLIYALNLEYPKKLKYTFEVFQKIFLELDGAKLLKRVHSLKSKLME; this is encoded by the exons ATGgaaaaaatgtccaaaacatTTTCAAGTCGAAGAGTGGAGGTGGTTACCCTCAGCCCAGCTGTCAGTGTCTTCAAGGAGAGGTGGCCAGCATTATTTAGTGAGGCTCAA ATTACAGCGGAGTTCCGACGTATTACAACAGTTGCCCTGGAAGAGACGTTCATGCTGAAGCTTGACTGGTACACACCACGTCTTATACAGCTGTTTCGTGCCAAAGGGGGAGCTGCTGGTGCTAGGATGCATCCACTCCTGAATGATGTAAATGAG TCTCAAAgtgttgagaaaaaaagggATGCTGTTGTCTGCTGCCTCATGGAGTACCTTGGGGAACACCAAGAAGACCTCTTCCAAGACTGCCAG AGCGAACATGAAGACCACACAGACCAAACCATGAAGGTGATTGTGATCCATGATGCCATGTCCGAAGATGATCCAGCAGATGTTTTTGTTGTGATAGAGGGCATCCAAGTGCTGAAGGGGTGTGGAAACAAGACAAAGGCATGTGTGCTGTTGATGGGTTTAATCTATGCCCTCAACCTTGAATATCCAAAGAAGCTCAAGTACACTTTCGAAGTATTCCAGAAAATATTTTTGGAGCTTGATGGAGCAAAACTTCTCAAGAGGGTCCACAGCCTCAAAAGTAAGCTAATGGAATGA